A stretch of the Candidatus Berkelbacteria bacterium genome encodes the following:
- a CDS encoding transposase, translated as MKTDLARALGFSRRLFYGRSAQEPKDRFIAWEIERLHNLEDDTLGHRKLAQLLSLGKNRVRRVMQKYGLAARRLNRKYQYPGRADLIHANLANDPSVRLGAAVIIFSDIFELKLADGSRLRGCFALRKDTRQILSLVFDYGMSQELVDSVIEHLDSQAMVTIFHSDQGKQYGAHKTITQLFEKGFYASMSRAGTPTDNAFAERFVGIFKHAVACWRLPSAGLISTTIAGPTKASAIFHPMPMLKETV; from the coding sequence ATGAAAACCGACTTGGCGCGAGCTTTGGGTTTCAGTCGAAGATTGTTTTATGGCCGATCGGCTCAAGAACCAAAAGATCGGTTCATCGCCTGGGAGATTGAAAGACTGCATAATCTTGAAGATGACACTTTGGGTCATCGCAAGTTAGCCCAGCTCTTAAGTCTGGGCAAGAATCGAGTGCGGCGAGTGATGCAGAAGTATGGCTTAGCCGCGCGGCGGCTAAACAGAAAGTACCAATATCCCGGGCGCGCCGATCTTATTCATGCCAACCTGGCTAATGATCCCAGCGTCCGACTCGGCGCCGCGGTGATTATCTTTTCCGACATCTTTGAGTTGAAACTTGCTGACGGCTCACGCCTAAGAGGCTGTTTTGCTCTAAGAAAAGACACCCGTCAGATTCTTTCACTGGTTTTTGACTACGGCATGAGCCAGGAATTAGTCGACTCGGTCATCGAGCATCTGGATAGTCAAGCAATGGTAACCATTTTTCATTCCGACCAAGGTAAACAGTATGGCGCTCATAAAACCATCACCCAATTATTTGAGAAAGGATTTTATGCTTCCATGTCACGGGCTGGCACCCCCACGGACAATGCTTTTGCCGAACGGTTTGTCGGCATCTTCAAGCATGCCGTTGCCTGCTGGCGGCTACCCAGCGCTGGATTAATTTCTACAACAATCGCCGGCCCCACCAAGGCATCAGCAATCTTTCACCCAATGCCTATGCTCAAAGAAACGGTTTGA
- a CDS encoding NUDIX domain-containing protein, which produces MILKDGKVLLGKRKGSHGEGEYSFPGGHLEYMESFADCARREVNEECGIELDNIRFQYLANITKYAPKHYTHIGLVANWKSGEPKVLEPEKSGSWGWYDMDNLPQPIFEMCKLAVQCHKTGKNYLDVSDLK; this is translated from the coding sequence ATGATTTTGAAGGACGGAAAAGTTTTGTTGGGAAAACGCAAAGGTTCGCATGGCGAGGGCGAGTATTCCTTCCCCGGCGGCCATTTGGAATATATGGAATCTTTTGCGGATTGTGCTCGGCGCGAAGTAAACGAAGAATGTGGAATAGAACTTGATAATATCCGCTTTCAATATTTAGCGAATATCACGAAGTACGCGCCGAAGCACTATACCCATATTGGTCTTGTGGCAAATTGGAAAAGTGGCGAGCCGAAAGTTCTTGAACCGGAAAAATCGGGGTCTTGGGGTTGGTACGATATGGACAACTTGCCCCAGCCGATTTTTGAAATGTGCAAGTTGGCTGTTCAATGCCACAAGACCGGAAAGAATTATCTGGATGTTTCAGATTTAAAATAG
- a CDS encoding transposase: MTHQTNSSVTILSKRTHAPEFKIQVVLESFQRDTTLEQICRRYELAPSVVH, translated from the coding sequence ATGACTCATCAAACTAATTCGTCAGTGACTATTCTGTCTAAGCGCACCCATGCGCCGGAATTTAAAATCCAAGTTGTTTTGGAAAGTTTTCAGCGAGACACAACCCTTGAACAAATCTGCCGTCGTTACGAGCTTGCTCCATCAGTAGTTCATTAG
- a CDS encoding glycosyltransferase family 2 protein codes for MLSFTAPVLISSILILYSLHWLTRSFLMSARLIVGYIRYRHDIRRDWLQILHDRYTNSAIKQIYQLVIIATSKERYPIVRSTLEAIQASDFPKKQLLVVLATEERFADNSARLCSLAQAEFGKIFGAFITSIHPKNLPGEVVGKGGNLTWAGRQAKKYLDRKKIPYNQVICTTLDSDNRVHRKYFSALACAYLAHPAPKYASFQPIPMFFNNIWEVPLPIRSIALGSSFWQIIESTRPYRLRNFSAHAQSFEALVATDFWSTTTIVEDGHQFWRTYFRFHGRHEVIPLNVPVYQDAVLSPRGYWATFREQYIQKRRWAWGCSDIPFVLIHAWQDKKIPFLNKWIQVGRLVEGHFSWASTSIILAFFSWLPRLANPEFQNAVLAYTFPPLYGRILALALSGMIVTLTISTLLLPPIPKKRLKRTTWNLVFEWLTAPFLLPISNVLFSSLPAIEAQTRLMLGKRLEFKPTEKHIIRQDISNHPAAE; via the coding sequence GTGCTCTCATTCACAGCGCCAGTCTTGATTTCGAGCATTTTAATTCTTTACTCTCTCCATTGGTTGACACGGTCATTTTTAATGTCGGCGCGTCTGATTGTTGGCTATATTCGATATAGGCATGATATTAGGCGTGACTGGTTACAGATACTTCACGACCGTTATACGAATAGCGCGATTAAGCAGATTTATCAGCTTGTCATTATCGCCACATCCAAAGAAAGGTATCCTATTGTTCGCTCGACCCTTGAAGCAATTCAAGCGAGTGATTTCCCCAAGAAGCAATTGCTTGTTGTTTTAGCCACTGAAGAAAGATTTGCAGACAATAGCGCGAGACTTTGTTCGCTTGCGCAAGCTGAATTTGGCAAGATTTTTGGCGCTTTTATAACAAGTATTCACCCTAAAAATCTTCCTGGCGAAGTCGTTGGCAAAGGTGGCAATTTAACCTGGGCAGGGCGACAGGCAAAAAAATATCTTGATCGAAAAAAGATTCCTTATAATCAAGTGATCTGCACCACGCTTGATTCGGATAATCGAGTTCATCGTAAGTATTTTTCGGCCTTAGCTTGTGCTTATCTTGCTCACCCAGCGCCTAAATATGCATCATTCCAGCCGATTCCAATGTTTTTTAATAACATTTGGGAGGTACCCCTACCGATTCGCTCAATTGCTCTGGGTAGCAGTTTTTGGCAGATTATTGAATCTACTCGTCCATATCGATTGCGTAATTTCTCTGCCCATGCGCAAAGTTTTGAGGCTTTAGTGGCAACTGATTTTTGGTCAACGACTACAATTGTCGAAGACGGCCATCAGTTTTGGCGAACTTATTTTCGTTTTCATGGTCGCCACGAAGTAATTCCGCTTAATGTTCCGGTATATCAAGACGCAGTCTTGTCGCCGCGCGGATATTGGGCGACATTTCGTGAGCAGTATATTCAAAAACGCCGCTGGGCTTGGGGATGTTCAGATATTCCCTTTGTTCTCATTCACGCGTGGCAAGACAAAAAAATTCCTTTCCTAAATAAATGGATTCAAGTTGGACGGCTAGTAGAGGGACACTTTTCTTGGGCAAGCACGTCGATCATCTTGGCATTTTTTAGCTGGTTGCCGCGTTTGGCGAATCCGGAATTCCAAAATGCCGTTTTGGCCTATACATTTCCGCCGCTCTATGGGAGAATTTTAGCTTTGGCGCTTTCTGGCATGATCGTAACTTTAACGATCTCAACTTTACTTTTACCGCCGATTCCTAAAAAACGTTTAAAGCGAACCACATGGAATCTTGTCTTTGAGTGGCTGACGGCGCCATTCCTCCTCCCAATTTCTAATGTTCTCTTTTCATCGTTGCCAGCCATTGAGGCGCAGACCCGCCTGATGCTCGGCAAGAGATTAGAATTCAAACCAACTGAAAAACATATTATTCGCCAGGACATTTCGAACCATCCAGCGGCAGAATAG
- a CDS encoding UvrB/UvrC motif-containing protein: protein MKRTYKTTQLEQLPRNPGVYYYHDREENILYIGKATSLRARIRSYWQRPLDRRLSQMLPQIASIKIQTTDTALEALILEANQIGKHRPKFNVRGKDNKTFAQIALTSELYPRLLISRPTQKLSAPINRTFGPYVSSQSAQKALKTLRSIFKFECRGKVNSGRPCLYYHLKLCPGICVGQITPRAHRKIIRRVVQFLEGKKTRLINTLQRAMIYASKTRRYEDAARLRDELFALTHIRDTAFMTDDATSLLETSLPARLEAYDISNLGREHGVGSLIVLEHGRPNPSEYRRFQIKHVREQNDLAMLRELLMRRFKHFDWTLPDLILVDGGQSQLKIAESVVRKFGLNIPVASIIKGPSRKLARLVFSEQARALLNRERLTTQLFEPITRLARDEAHRFAIQYHRKLRARSILPLDGSKCPGE from the coding sequence ATGAAACGAACTTATAAAACTACTCAACTCGAACAGCTCCCTCGAAACCCCGGCGTTTATTACTACCACGATCGTGAAGAGAATATTTTATACATTGGCAAGGCCACCTCATTAAGGGCGCGCATCCGCTCCTATTGGCAGAGACCGCTCGATAGACGTCTCTCGCAGATGTTGCCCCAAATTGCCTCAATTAAAATTCAAACAACTGACACGGCGCTTGAGGCATTGATTTTGGAAGCAAATCAAATCGGCAAGCATCGGCCAAAATTTAACGTTCGTGGAAAAGATAACAAAACTTTTGCTCAAATTGCTCTCACAAGCGAGTTATATCCACGCTTATTGATTAGCCGTCCCACGCAAAAATTATCTGCCCCGATTAATCGAACTTTCGGACCGTATGTTTCCTCACAGTCGGCACAAAAAGCTCTAAAAACTCTGCGTTCTATTTTCAAATTTGAGTGTCGAGGCAAAGTTAATTCAGGTCGTCCCTGCCTTTACTATCACCTCAAACTCTGCCCGGGAATCTGTGTCGGCCAGATTACGCCGCGCGCGCATCGAAAAATTATCCGACGCGTGGTTCAGTTTTTAGAAGGCAAGAAAACACGTTTAATCAACACTTTACAGCGCGCAATGATATACGCCTCAAAAACCCGCCGCTATGAAGACGCTGCGCGCCTGCGAGATGAGTTATTTGCTCTGACTCATATTCGCGACACCGCTTTCATGACCGATGATGCCACCAGTTTATTGGAAACATCTTTACCGGCTCGCCTGGAAGCCTACGACATTTCAAATCTTGGTCGCGAACATGGAGTAGGTAGTTTGATTGTTTTAGAACATGGCCGCCCTAATCCGAGCGAGTATCGTCGCTTCCAAATAAAACACGTTCGTGAACAAAACGATTTGGCTATGCTTCGCGAACTACTCATGCGCCGTTTTAAACATTTCGACTGGACTCTGCCTGATTTGATTTTGGTTGATGGTGGACAATCGCAACTCAAAATTGCTGAATCAGTCGTCAGAAAATTCGGTTTAAATATCCCTGTCGCTAGCATTATTAAGGGCCCATCCCGTAAACTTGCTCGTCTCGTTTTTTCTGAACAAGCGCGAGCCTTGCTTAATCGTGAACGTCTAACGACTCAACTTTTTGAGCCTATTACTCGTCTTGCTCGCGACGAGGCGCATCGTTTTGCCATTCAATATCATCGCAAACTTCGCGCTCGTTCTATTCTGCCGCTGGATGGTTCGAAATGTCCTGGCGAATAA
- a CDS encoding DUF192 domain-containing protein, with the protein MKIIFLASLSFLLTGCASPTASTVQVRDAEISIDLARTVEEQARGLGGRSNLDDRGMLFIYASGKTPTFWMKNMLVPIDLIWINDGKVIGFEKNMTPDSGAKLYQAPGVVTEILEAPAGWLDTHGIVTGDQVVVNLRR; encoded by the coding sequence ATGAAAATTATTTTTTTGGCAAGTTTGTCTTTTCTACTAACTGGTTGTGCCTCGCCGACTGCTAGCACGGTTCAAGTCAGAGATGCGGAGATTAGCATTGATCTCGCTCGAACAGTTGAAGAACAAGCACGAGGTCTGGGCGGTCGCTCGAACTTAGACGATCGAGGGATGCTTTTTATTTATGCTTCAGGCAAAACCCCAACTTTTTGGATGAAGAACATGCTTGTTCCAATTGATCTAATCTGGATTAACGACGGCAAGGTGATTGGATTTGAAAAAAATATGACACCCGATAGCGGAGCCAAGCTTTACCAGGCGCCTGGAGTCGTCACTGAAATTTTGGAGGCTCCAGCCGGCTGGCTTGATACGCATGGCATTGTGACGGGCGATCAAGTAGTGGTAAACTTGCGCCGTTAG
- a CDS encoding transposase produces MYNFVKSPVTLFNTNDAELLEKSVRKDHPFRIMNDLVDFDRSARTYRRLYSQIGAKGIPIAQAMRLLIIQWLEDYSDREMERAAQENLAIKWFCGFALGDPTPDHSFFGKFRARLGTAQLGEIFQQLNDYFRSVGLIGDTFNFVDATGIVTKTALWEERDRALARGEIGLTKRNVCPVPGILRTRAREFFLLNSTKQ; encoded by the coding sequence ATGTATAACTTCGTTAAGTCGCCAGTCACCTTGTTTAATACCAATGACGCCGAACTCTTAGAAAAGTCAGTTCGCAAAGATCATCCATTTCGGATCATGAACGATTTAGTCGACTTCGATCGTTCCGCTCGGACCTACCGGCGCCTCTACAGTCAAATTGGCGCGAAGGGCATCCCCATTGCACAGGCAATGAGACTGCTCATTATCCAGTGGCTCGAAGACTACTCCGACCGCGAGATGGAACGAGCGGCGCAGGAGAATCTGGCCATTAAATGGTTCTGTGGTTTTGCCTTGGGCGACCCGACTCCGGATCATAGCTTCTTCGGCAAGTTTCGCGCTCGACTGGGAACGGCGCAGTTGGGTGAAATCTTTCAACAACTCAATGACTACTTCCGCTCGGTCGGCCTAATTGGAGATACCTTTAACTTTGTCGATGCCACCGGGATTGTGACTAAAACCGCTCTCTGGGAAGAACGAGACCGAGCGCTGGCGAGGGGCGAGATTGGTTTAACTAAGCGGAATGTGTGTCCTGTCCCCGGTATATTGCGCACTAGAGCAAGAGAGTTTTTTCTCTTAAACTCAACTAAGCAATAA